The following nucleotide sequence is from Nesterenkonia xinjiangensis.
ACCGGCGAGAACCGCGGCCAGGACGAGGTCCACCAGGGCGGCGACGAGGACCTGGAGAACGTCCTGGTCTCCACCGACTGGCTCGCCGATCGCCTCGACGAGGGCGACCTCGCCGAACAGGGCATCGTGCTGATCGACGTCTCCGAGGAGCTGCCCACCTCGGAGCTGACTCCCTACTCCGAGGCCCACATCCCCCAGGCCCAGTACGTGAACTGGTCCACCGAGTTCACCCAGCCCAACACCCGGGAGTTCATCTCCCAGGACGAGTTCACCGAGCTCACCCAGAGCCTGGGCATCGACGACGGCGACACCATCGTCCTCTACGGCGACAGCAACAACTGGTTCGCCGCCTACGCCGCCTGGGTGTTCAAGCTCTACGGCGCCGAGGACGTCCGGCTGCTCGACGGCGGCCTGCACAAGTGGGAGGCCTACGACGAGCGTGAGCTCACCGAGGAGGTCCCCGACGTCGCTGAGGGCACCTGGGAGGCCCAGCCGCAGAACCTCGACATCCGTGCCCTGCAGCCGGAGGTCCTGGAGATCGCCGACGAGAACGTGGACGGCGAGTCCGACACCGCGCTGGTCGACATCCGCTCCGCCGACGAGCACGACGGCGCCGTCGGCGTGGACCCCGCGATCTTCGAAGGCGAGTCCACCTCCATCTGGGGCCACATCCCCGGCTCGGTGAACGTCTCCTGGGGTGAGATCGTCGACCCCGAGACCGGCCAGTTCCTGCCCGCCGACGAGATCCGTGCCATCTACGAGGACGCCGGCGTGGACCTCGACTCCCCGATCGTCACCTACTGCCGCATCGGTGAGCGCGCCTCGCATTCCTGGTTCGCCCTGAACCAGATCCTCGGCGCCGACGCCCAGGTCTACGACGGCTCCTGGACCGAGTGGGGCAACTCAGTCGGCGTGCCGGTGGCCAACAACACCGACGAGCGGGCCGGCCTGTGGGGCAGCGGCAGCGGCTCGTGAGCACCACCGCAGAATCCACGACGACGGAGCCCGCCCGCCGCACCGGCGGCCCGGGCTCCGTCTCGGTCCCCGCCGACCGTCCGCTGGGCTGGACCCGGGCGGACTCGGCGCGCACCGGCGTCGCACTGGGGGTGGCGGCCCTGCTGCTGGGCCTGGCCGCCTGGCTGGCCGTCACCGACGGCGAAGGCCTCGGCGGGTCGAACGCCTCCTTCGCCCTGCTGATCGGCGCCGGACTGGGCATCCTGTTCGAGCGCGGCCGGTACTGCTTCTTCTGCGTGTTCCGGGACTTCTTCGAGAAGGGCAGCTCCCGGGGCCTGTACGCCGTGCTGGTCTCCATCGCGGTGGGGATGATCGGCTACGCCGTCGTCTTCTCCCTGCGGGTGTCCAACCCCACCGGCGGCACACTCCCCTCGGATGCGCACATCGCCCCGGTCTCGCTGGCGCTGGTGATCGCCGGGCTGGCCTTCGGGCTGGGCATGGTCATCTCCGGGGGATGCATCGCGGGGCATCTCTACCGCCTGCCCGAGGGGCATCTTCGCTCGATCCCGGCGCTGGCCGGTGTGGTGGTCGGCTTTGCCGCGGGCTTCCTCTCCTGGGACTTCATGTACTCCGGGTTCATCGCCGGAGCTCCAGTGCCCTGGCTGCCGGCCGGCGGCGGGTACACGGTGGCCATCCTGCTGCAGCTGGGCGTGCTGGCCGGCCTCGGGCTCTGGCTGCTGCGCTGGAACCCACCCGTGCAGGGACGCGGGGATCGCGTGGTCGACGGGACCGAGATCCGCAGGCTGCTCTTCTTCAAGCGCTGGCCCGCCCTGGCCACCGGGGCCGGCGTCGGGGTCCTGGCGGTGCTGGCCTACTACAAGGACCAGCCGCTGGGGGTGACAAGCCAGATCTCCTCGCTGACGCGCACGAGCATGGACTCCGCGGGGCTGCTGCCGAACTTCATGCCTGGCCTGGACGAGCGGCTGGCCGGCTGCGTGGCGCTGGTGGTGCACACCGTGACCACCAACGGCTGGCTGATACTGGGGATCGTG
It contains:
- a CDS encoding sulfurtransferase, whose translation is MSTEEAPTPEENQSSGRRSSGKLAVAFVAVAALAATAGGVVTSSLSGGDEDGSASAAPGGSGEQAATVANVQVTGENRGQDEVHQGGDEDLENVLVSTDWLADRLDEGDLAEQGIVLIDVSEELPTSELTPYSEAHIPQAQYVNWSTEFTQPNTREFISQDEFTELTQSLGIDDGDTIVLYGDSNNWFAAYAAWVFKLYGAEDVRLLDGGLHKWEAYDERELTEEVPDVAEGTWEAQPQNLDIRALQPEVLEIADENVDGESDTALVDIRSADEHDGAVGVDPAIFEGESTSIWGHIPGSVNVSWGEIVDPETGQFLPADEIRAIYEDAGVDLDSPIVTYCRIGERASHSWFALNQILGADAQVYDGSWTEWGNSVGVPVANNTDERAGLWGSGSGS
- a CDS encoding YeeE/YedE thiosulfate transporter family protein, with product MSTTAESTTTEPARRTGGPGSVSVPADRPLGWTRADSARTGVALGVAALLLGLAAWLAVTDGEGLGGSNASFALLIGAGLGILFERGRYCFFCVFRDFFEKGSSRGLYAVLVSIAVGMIGYAVVFSLRVSNPTGGTLPSDAHIAPVSLALVIAGLAFGLGMVISGGCIAGHLYRLPEGHLRSIPALAGVVVGFAAGFLSWDFMYSGFIAGAPVPWLPAGGGYTVAILLQLGVLAGLGLWLLRWNPPVQGRGDRVVDGTEIRRLLFFKRWPALATGAGVGVLAVLAYYKDQPLGVTSQISSLTRTSMDSAGLLPNFMPGLDERLAGCVALVVHTVTTNGWLILGIVLASLAAALPGRRVRVERLTGWNSLTAAIGGVLLGWGSMIGLGCTIGVLLSGTQAMALSGWVFGVAVFVAAGVGFRLGLHRRASPGVYR